One part of the Dysidea avara chromosome 10, odDysAvar1.4, whole genome shotgun sequence genome encodes these proteins:
- the LOC136267964 gene encoding uncharacterized protein: protein MEEAKEILFTAIEHGRTSIIQAVVNKIETTTPAVEVADLLKETNKDSLTPLHVATERGHGDIVRTLLTAGADPCAVDNQGRNPYQLAKGNAVKDVYIGETFQAVGKNNIQLLRALLSCGIPVDVRDTSEANNTLLHWAGSYSTVQVVQMLCEHGLPVNSVNAKGETPLHDAVAAKSWDVVQELLRLGADKNIAATSGSIEGKTPSDLLDGCNWDGSSRISDETIPVEQRNGDISSPDQQQASPDETQNKEEHPVTTNTDDNVVTRSVCTLDDRLQLLCPRPQNVVQHEGDRFAAKINDPLTFLVSPNGKHKTALLDMLDGVYTMLESTDYSFIIQSAQKDHFVHNLFIASSVVFLVNETLFSNNQAYRIIINNEQITVVGASPVGAWYGLQTLVQLLKLFPPKEGIPQLTIYDWPDMCYRSAMLDLSQGAHLSLEVLKYIVDVLSYLKYNQLQLRFENNYAYYGHEKVWKDKQPYSSGDLTALECYCARQFISLVPFQDSLSHFEEWLKHSEYSELGEYIPDDSDTNNKQPSIGASCLCPLAGNRKKLLADLHFQLLSNFSSDFMNVGLDLTTEFCHWRSSQNDPASCFTAHLKVLQQMAVHHGKTLQCWSSAFHQYPSLLHSAALDCILLEPLFVGDKDFDQRCTVLSQSGVPFYVCPSTMSYNSISGDITSCLPLLEQSVQSGLRSGAIGLMICDWMGAYPLRFTTSSLLPLTAAAAMSWNSTTTKEELTEWLPAIANTHLFAGDKMGDILMSLSTLSANMPTRNYMITSRLPSAVKVPVLPQRHHMRDHDVFYGILLSPDVIGVNYLDVVALKKCFGDIRGAQSKLASVSSNPSWLKEEVMLSADLLLLACKLIRAVLVAYSKSDQEGCVDIFKLSLTSRTDIANGLLALVDRYSKLWDKMGGGGNKEQVMSHLKQLTTTLIGKELVI from the exons ATGGAAGAAGCTAAGGAGATATTATTTACTGCGATAGAGCACGGACGAACTAGCATTATCCAGGCTGTTGTCAATAAGATAGAAACAA CTACCCCGGCTGTTGAAGTAGCTGACTTACTAAAGGAGACTAATAAAGACTCACTTACACCATTGCACGTGGCAACAGAG CGTGGTCATGGTGATATTGTGAGAACACTGTTGACAGCAGGAGCAGACCCTTGTGCTGTGGACAATCAAGGAAGGAATCCTTACCAGTTGGCTAAAGGCAATGCTGTCAAAGATGTGTACATCGGGGAGACTTTCCAAGCTGttggcaagaacaa TATACAGTTGCTGCGTGCCCTGCTATCCTGTGGGATACCAGTTGATGTGAGAGACACCAGTGAAGCTAATAATACACTACTACACTGGGCTGGATCTTATTCTACTGTACAAGTAGTCCAGATGTTATGTG AACATGGCCTACCAGTGAACAGTGTCAATGCTAAAGGGGAGACTCCATTGCATGACGCAGTTGCTGCTAAGTCTTGGGATGTCGTGCAAGAGTTGTTAAGACTTGGAGCAGATAAAAACATCGCAGCAACTAGTGG TTCAATAGAAGGTAAAACTCCAAGTGACTTACTAGATGGCTGTAATTGGGATGGCAGCAGTAGAATTAGTGATGAAACCA TACCGGTGGAGCAGAGAAATGGAGATATTTCCTCTCCAGATCAACAACAGGCTTCACCAGATGAAACCCAAAACAAG GAAGAGCACCCAGTCACCACCAACACAGATGATAATGTAGTCACTAGAAGTGTGTGTACATTGGATGATCGCCTACAGTTGCTTTGTCCTCGACCACAGAATGTTGTACAACATGAGGGGGATAGGTTTGCAGCAAAGATAAATGACCCACTAACCTTTCTTGTTAGTCCCAATGGAA AGCACAAGACAGCATTACTGGATATGCTAGATGGGGTATATACCATGTTGGAGAGCACTGATTACTCCTTCATTATACAATCAGCTCAGAAAG ATCATTTTGTCCACAACCTATTCATCGCAAGTTCAGTAGTGTTCTTAGTCAATGAGACCTTGTTTTCCAATAATCAAGCTTACCGTATCATCATTAACAACGAACAAATTACTGTGGTTGGTGCCAGCCCAGTAGGGGCATGGTATGGTCTACAGACACTAGTACAGTTGCTGAAACTGTTTCCTCCTAAAGAAGGGATCCCACAGTTAACA ATTTATGATTGGCCGGACATGTGCTATCGTTCAGCAATGTTGGATTTGTCTCAAGGGGCACACCTGTCATTG GAAGTACTAAAGTACATTGTTGATGTGCTCTCCTACCTTAAGTATAACCAG CTGCAGTTACGTTTTGAGAACAACTATGCGTACTATGGACATGAGAAAGTGTGGAAAGACAAGCAACCATATTCCAGCGGTGACCTCACAGCCCTCGAGTGCTACTGTGCTAGACAATTCATCTCACTTGTTCCTTTCCAAGACAGCTTGAGCCACTTTGAGGAATG GCTCAAACACTCAGAGTACTCAGAGTTAGGAGAATATATACCAGATGATAGTGACACCAACAACAAGCAGCCATCCATTGG AGCATCATGTCTGTGTCCCCTAGCTGGTAACAGGAAGAAGTTGTTAGCTGATCTACACTTCCAACTACTATCTAACTTCTCTTCAGA TTTCATGAATGTTGGACTGGACCTGACTACTGAGTTCTGTCACTGGAGATCTTCACAG AATGATCCTGCTAGTTGTTTCACAGCCCACCTGAAGGTGCTGCAACAGATGGCTGTACATCATGGCAAGACATTGCAGTGTTGGAGTAGTGCCTTCCACCAGTACCCCAGTCTACTGCATAGTGCTGCATTGGATTGTATCTTACTGGAACCACTgtttgtg GGTGACAAAGATTTTGATCAACGTTGTACTGTACTCTCGCAGTCTGG AGTTCCTTTTTATGTGTGCCCCAGTACAATGTCATACAACAG TATTTCAGGCGACATCACTTCCTGTCTGCCACTGTTAGAACAATCTGTCCAATCAGGATTGAGATCAGGAGCCATTGGATTAATGATCTGTGATTGGATGGGGGCATATCCTCTGCGTTTTACAACATCCAGTCTGTTGCCGTTGACAGCAGCCGCAGCAATGTCATGGAATTCCACCACTACTAAG GAGGAGTTAACAGAGTGGTTACCGGCTATAGCTAACACTCACTTGTTTGCTGGTGATAAGATGGGAGACATTTTGATGAGCTTGTCCACCCTCTCTGCCAACATGCCAACCAGGAATTACATGATCACCAGCCGCCTTCCATCAGCAGTGAAGGTGCCCGTGTTACCACAACGACATCACATGAGAGACCATGATGTGTTTTATGGCATCCTCTTGTCTCCTGATGTGATTGGAGTGAATTATCTGGATGTGGTTGCTCTGAAG AAATGTTTCGGTGACATCAGAGGTGCCCAATCCAAGTTGGCGTCTGTATCCTCCAACCCATCGTGGCTGAAGGAGGAAGTAATGTTATCAGCTGATCTGTTGTTGTTAGCCTGCAA GCTGATCCGTGCAGTACTGGTAGCATACAGTAAGAGTGATCAAGAGGGTTGTGTGGACATCTTCAAATTGTCATTGACTTCAAGGACAGACATAGCTAATGG GTTACTAGCCCTGGTGGATCGGTACAGTAAATTATGGGATAAGATGGGAGGAGGCGGAAACAAGGAGCAAGTTATGAGTCATTTGAAACAACTGACTACTACTCTGATTGGAAAAGAATTAGTAATTTGA
- the LOC136267974 gene encoding translin-associated protein X-like, with protein MAQRIGTKRTRDEGHEALSQNQPVTGCQSSQYVEICTLFRQYQQELDSSHDKKERLVKLSRDVTIQSKRIIFLLHRLLSVTDRGVILSEAEQKLHNVMNLLHKIAEELKTEDPARYKGAYSPGVQEFIEALSLYHYWKENSLLSYAAAQSYLTFERDVDQESVVLFLNPFDYLLGIADLSGELMRVAVNSVGLGHCDLPPVVVQFMRTLYCGYVALNHGSMNREFHSKLEMLLNNLVKVEQTCYKLKIRGSESPT; from the coding sequence ATGGCGCAAAGGATTGGAACCAAAAGAACTAGAGACGAGGGCCATGAAGCACTAAGTCAGAACCAGCCGGTTACTGGTTGTCAGAGCTCACAATATGTAGAGATCTGTACACTGTTTCGACAATACCAACAAGAGCTGGACAGTAGTCATGATAAAAAGGAGAGACTTGTTAAACTGAGTAGAGATGTGACTATACAAAGCAAGAGGATAATATTTCTCCTTCACAGATTGTTATCAGTAACTGATAGAGGGGTGATCCTCAGTGAAGCCGAACAAAAGCTGCACAATGTGATGAACTTGTTACATAAAATTGCGGAGGAGCTAAAGACAGAGGATCCAGCCAGGTACAAGGGAGCGTATTCACCAGGAGTACAGGAGTTCATTGAGGCGTTATCCCTATATCACTACTGGAAAGAGAACAGTTTATTATCATATGCTGCGGCACAATCCTACCTCACCTTTGAACGAGATGTTGACCAAGAGTCTGTTGTTTTATTTCTCAACCCCTTTGACTATCTACTAGGTATAGCAGACCTCAGTGGAGAGTTAATGAGAGTTGCTGTTAACTCTGTTGGACTGGGTCACTGTGACTTACCCCCTGTAGTGGTGCAGTTTATGAGAACACTTTATTGTGGTTATGTGGCACTAAATCATGGATCAATGAACAGGGAGTTCCACAGCAAACTGGAAATGTTGCTAAATAATTTAGTGAAAGTTGAACAAACTTGTTATAAGCTGAAGATAAGGGGTTCTGAGTCCCCCACTTGA
- the LOC136267967 gene encoding UDP-N-acetylglucosamine--peptide N-acetylglucosaminyltransferase 110 kDa subunit-like, translated as MTELIEDNKFSVARLKPSFLQGVMDGNLAAAPADEDDRSSNSSTTAGGVRETPTRQELAIEGECLVRQGEYNEAVPLLEKAIMMERGSDGLQSALWNLLGKALFAVNNFENAAKCHAHDLAVSLQIADEESQARAYWNLGAVYREIGDLKKALICYEGYHLLCEKLQGPKMLAKAHKNLGNIYLTLGHIAVVVEGKLDLHAHKHLIKAVSHLQKYTDSLDEKDNTSLARAYENLGYCFELLRNFDKAIDYYQKCLKAAVAIKDRLLEGQTFCYIGNCLKGTVQPEKAIECYKRSLGIAMELGEVLGEATVHSNLAASHEMLCSLDTALDHHNEHYSAAREAGYLQGQALALANIARVQEIQGNVQGACETWQEAVIVYKEMKRDTEVIDALAKITKLRESHPGTGQRRANAKGWKKFKKQVKRRSSINEPVHVSPSPINGSSPVTTPRSNSWGKKVPLSVSSHDKKPPVSSPTKEAKRNSVEKKDKKRDNATFSKEDTSNIPLHQLETEKREDPGTPIDKREGSDTSSSKKEDSIHQLNGVGSSTSSLAAPQSGSLEPDERHATDLSDETCDPISAVQSTPVNEVVLSSDNSAQDKETVSLQEAAEILDTASIYSNDFGTYEHREEMARLSKMLQGDHLDLGPTDQNVIEDWNGWRLAPKENIIAETKESGLI; from the exons ATGACGGAACTCATCGAAGACAATAAGTTTAGTGTCGCTAGACTTAAGCCTAGTTTCCTGCAAGGTGTTATGGACGGTAATTTAGCTGCTGCTCCTGCCGACGAAGATGATAGGAGCTCAAACAGCTCCACTACAGCAGGTGGTGTGAGAGAAACCCCTACCAGACAAGAACTAGCTATAGAAGGAGAATGTCTCGTGAGACAAGGAGAATATAACGAAGCGGTACCGTTACTGGAGAAAGCTATAATGATGGAGAGGGGAAGTGATGGGTTACAAAGTGCACTGTGGAATTTGCTGGGAAAAGCACTTTTTGCTGTTAACAACTTTGAAAACGCTGCCAAATGTCACGCGCATGACTTGGCGGTCTCTCTGCAGATAGCAGACGAGGAGAGCCAAGCTAGGGCCTACTGGAACCTGGGAGCGGTCTACCGAGAGATAGGGGACCTGAAGAAGGCTCTGATATGTTATGAAGGCTACCACTTGTTGTGCGAGAAACTGCAGGGACCTAAGATGCTAGCTAAAGCACACAAGAACCTGGGGAACATCTACCTTACGTTAGGACATATTGCAGTGGTTGTGGAGGGCAAGCTAGACCTGCATGCTCACAAACACTTGATAAAAGCTGTAAGCCATCTACAGAAATATACAGATAGTTTAGATGAAAAGGACAA TACCTCCTTGGCAAGAGCATATGAAAACTTGGGATATTGTTTTGAGCTGTTGAGAAACTTTGACAAAGCAATAGACTATTATCAAAAG TGTCTGAAGGCTGCTGTGGCCATTAAAGACAGATTGTTAGAAGGACAGACATTTTGCTACATTGGTAACTGCCTAAAGGGGACAGTACAGCCTGAGAAAGCTATTGAATGCTATAAGAGG AGCCTGGGTATTGCAATGGAGCTAGGTGAAGTACTGGGGGAGGCTACAGTACATAGTAACTTGGCTGCCTCACATGAGATGTTGTGTAGTCTTGACACTGCTCTGGACCACCATAATGAA CACTATTCAGCAGCAAGGGAGGCAGGTTACTTACAGGGACAAGCTCTAGCACTGGCTAATATTGCTAGAGTGCAGGAGATCCAAGGAAATGTACAGGGAGCATGTGAGACTTGGCAAGAG GCTGTTATAGTATACAAGGAGATGAAGAGAGATACTGAGGTGATAGATGCACTGGCAAAGATCACTAAACTAAGAGAGAGTCACCCAGGTACAGGACAGCGCCGAGCCAATGCTAAGGGATGGAAGAAGTTCAAGAAACAAGTTAAGAGACGGAGCAGCATCAATGAACCCGTCCATGTGTCCCCATCTCCAATCAATGGTAGTTCTCCTGTGACTACTCCAAGGAGTAATTCATGGGGGAAGAAAGTTCCCTTATCTGTGTCATCTCATGACAAGAAACCTCCTGTTAGCTCACCAACAAAAGAGGCAAAGAGGAACTCTGTAGAGAAGAAAGATAAGAAGCGAGACAATGCCACTTTTTCTAAAGAAGACACCAGCAATATTCCtttacatcagctagaaacagaaaAGAGAGAAGATCCTGGTACTCCGATAGACAAGAGGGAAGGCAGTGATACCTCTTCATCCAAGAAAGAAGATAGTATACATCAGTTAAATGGTGTAGGATCATCCACTTCATCACTGGCTGCCCCACAAAGTGGATCACTGGAACCAGACGAGAGACATGCTACTGACCTGAGTGATGAGACATGTGACCCAATTAGTGCTGTACAGTCTACACCGGTTAATGAAGTAGTATTGTCATCAGACAATAGTGCCCAAGATAAGGAGACCGTTTCCCTGCAAGAAGCAGCAGAGATATTAGACACTGCTTCAATTTATAGTAATGATTTCGGTACTTATGAACATCGAGAAGAAATGGCTCGACTATCCAAAATGCTACAAGGGGACCACCTTGACTTGGGACCCACTGACCAGAATGTGATAGAGGATTGGAATGGATGGAGACTTGCTCCAAAGGAGAACAT AATTGCGGAGACTAAAGAATCTGGCCTGATCTAA
- the LOC136267966 gene encoding semaphorin-5B-like isoform X2 encodes MVDKCENFKQPECGNYILTMLITNLQDDDNVTSRPEYLPLVNKTVLFICSTFSFSPQCQLCDANNISHCVNTSSDIKDGYSPYDRRFNNVYTLTKENHFYTGSTFNDKNGLQAIAKFPNPFMGTKFTLHTQISPTWRWLFNPVFISLYEVDQYVYFFWREEAFEADRRMYTRVGRVCKSDRGLGSDSATQATAVFSTFVKARILCSVPKNSKNRHPFEYNELVATHLTTEGSSPILYGIFSTPSNGPNSSAVCTFRFDDTDNSLSRVFKGDYLFSDSGNQDWSTISNPTPFDCPGEGANQRDTDDAQNYLLMEDPVTQSSIQPIHIEDGTRITAMTVDLVPQANTSSVEVLYIGLSNGVVKAVIDVTNTLLYTIPSGEPVDKLVLHEKDGIKYCYVTSANNVAVIQLGKCHEHKTCSECGDDIYCNWDGQSCTNEISNSHVTCPPTPSTTTTSSAAPSIITHYKTVFVHSTPPVVQETLNDCSDEKTDNDNNLPIVVGVAFGGIALGFVIAVIVFLTAYFVKKSHSPKESAVNSTTPSKEDIEGDPFDSPVTMTTKPEQNHYMNGFNHYPAPPTHMTRGRTESTKRLMSVTSDYPDSPSPPGTLPLPSHRHE; translated from the coding sequence ATGGTTGACAAATGTGAAAACTTCAAACAGCCCGAATGTGGCAACTATATCTTAACTATGTTGATAACTAACCTGCAGGATGATGATAATGTTACTTCTAGACCGGAATACCTACCCCTTGTTAACAAAACTGTTTTGTTTATCTGCTCAACATTTAGCTTCTCCCCACAATGCCAGCTCTGTGATGCAAACAACATCTCTCATTGTGTAAACACTTCATCTGATATCAAAGATGGCTATTCACCCTATGACAGACGCTTCAATAATGTCTACACACTGACTAAAGAGAACCATTTCTACACTGGCTCAACTTTTAATGACAAGAACGGATTGCAAGCTATAGCTAAGTTCCCCAACCCATTCATGGGTACCAAgttcacactacacacacagatatCCCCAACTTGGAGATGGCTGTTCAATCCTGTCTTCATCTCATTGTACGAGGTGGACCAGTATGTTTATTTCTTTTGGAGAGAAGAGGCGTTTGAGGCTGATAGGAGGATGTATACCAGAGTAGGTCGTGTCTGCAAGAGTGATAGAGGCCTGGGGAGTGATAGTGCCACTCAAGCAACCGCTGTCTTCTCCACATTTGTTAAAGCAAGAATATTATGCAGTGTACCAAAGAACAGTAAAAATCGTCACCCATTCGAATACAATGAACTGGTAGCAACACACTTGACCACTGAAGGCTCCTCTCCAATACTATACGGAATATTTAGTACTCCGTCTAATGGTCCTAACAGTTCTGCTGTATGTACTTTTAGATTTGATGACACTGACAATAGCCTAAGTAGAGTGTTCAAAGGAGATTATTTGTTCAGTGATTCTGGGAATCAGGATTGGAGCACTATTTCTAACCCAACTCCTTTCGATTGCCCTGGAGAGGGAGCTAACCAGAGAGACACTGACGATGCACAGAATTACTTGCTAATGGAAGACCCAGTGACCCAGTCCAGCATACAGCCCATACATATTGAGGATGGTACTCGTATTACAGCAATGACAGTTGACTTGGTCCCACAGGCAAACACTAGTAGTGTTGAGGTATTGTATATAGGACTGAGCAATGGTGTAGTGAAGGCTGTTATAGATGTCACCAATACACTGCTATATACTATACCATCTGGTGAGCCTGTAGACAAACTAGTCCTTCATGAAAAAGATGGTATCAAGTATTGTTATGTCACTTCAGCAAATAATGTTGCTGTTATTCAGTTGGGAAAGTGTCATGAACACAAGACATGTTCTGAATGTGGAGATGATATCTACTGCAATTGGGATGGCCAGTCTTGTACAAATGAGATATCAAACAGTCATGTTACCTGCCCACCAACACCCTCTACTACAACTACAAGCAGTGCAGCTCCAAGTATTATCACTCATTACAAAACTGTCTTTGTGCATTCTACTCCACCTGTTGTCCAGGAAACTTTGAATGATTGTAGCGATGAGAAGACAgataatgataataatttgCCTATTGTTGTAGGAGTTGCATTTGGTGGGATAGCACTTGGTTTTGTCATTGCTGTGATTGTCTTTTTAACGGCCTATTTTGTTAAGAAGTCACACTCCCCTAAAGAATCTGCAGTAAACTCTACAACTCCATCAAAGGAAGACATAGAAGGAGATCCTTTTGATTCCCCTGTTACTATGACAACCAAACCTGAACAGAATCATTACATGAATGGCTTTAATCATTACCCTGCACCACCAACTCACATGACCAGAGGACGGACAGAGTCAACCAAGAGACTGATGAGTGTCACTTCAGATTATCCTGATAGTCCATCCCCGCCTGGTACCCTACCACTGCCATCACATCGACATGAGTAG
- the LOC136267966 gene encoding semaphorin-5B-like isoform X1 — protein sequence MVVVSLLFVVAACAGLVRAGELPCNQSGLVTSCNVTFPDRLVVDGDSVYLGLEDKLVHFNLDLIPRQSVNRSARGEMVDKCENFKQPECGNYILTMLITNLQDDDNVTSRPEYLPLVNKTVLFICSTFSFSPQCQLCDANNISHCVNTSSDIKDGYSPYDRRFNNVYTLTKENHFYTGSTFNDKNGLQAIAKFPNPFMGTKFTLHTQISPTWRWLFNPVFISLYEVDQYVYFFWREEAFEADRRMYTRVGRVCKSDRGLGSDSATQATAVFSTFVKARILCSVPKNSKNRHPFEYNELVATHLTTEGSSPILYGIFSTPSNGPNSSAVCTFRFDDTDNSLSRVFKGDYLFSDSGNQDWSTISNPTPFDCPGEGANQRDTDDAQNYLLMEDPVTQSSIQPIHIEDGTRITAMTVDLVPQANTSSVEVLYIGLSNGVVKAVIDVTNTLLYTIPSGEPVDKLVLHEKDGIKYCYVTSANNVAVIQLGKCHEHKTCSECGDDIYCNWDGQSCTNEISNSHVTCPPTPSTTTTSSAAPSIITHYKTVFVHSTPPVVQETLNDCSDEKTDNDNNLPIVVGVAFGGIALGFVIAVIVFLTAYFVKKSHSPKESAVNSTTPSKEDIEGDPFDSPVTMTTKPEQNHYMNGFNHYPAPPTHMTRGRTESTKRLMSVTSDYPDSPSPPGTLPLPSHRHE from the coding sequence ATGGTTGTTGTCTCGCTATTATTTGTAGTTGCAGCTTGTGCAGGTTTGGTGAGGGCGGGAGAGCTGCCTTGTAACCAGTCGGGGCTCGTAACTAGCTGCAACGTGACATTTCCAGATCGTCTGGTCGTTGATGGAGACAGCGTCTACTTGGGCTTGGAAGATAAGCTGGTTCACTTCAACTTGGACTTGATCCCGCGCCAGTCGGTGAACCGGTCTGCGAGGGGCGAAATGGTTGACAAATGTGAAAACTTCAAACAGCCCGAATGTGGCAACTATATCTTAACTATGTTGATAACTAACCTGCAGGATGATGATAATGTTACTTCTAGACCGGAATACCTACCCCTTGTTAACAAAACTGTTTTGTTTATCTGCTCAACATTTAGCTTCTCCCCACAATGCCAGCTCTGTGATGCAAACAACATCTCTCATTGTGTAAACACTTCATCTGATATCAAAGATGGCTATTCACCCTATGACAGACGCTTCAATAATGTCTACACACTGACTAAAGAGAACCATTTCTACACTGGCTCAACTTTTAATGACAAGAACGGATTGCAAGCTATAGCTAAGTTCCCCAACCCATTCATGGGTACCAAgttcacactacacacacagatatCCCCAACTTGGAGATGGCTGTTCAATCCTGTCTTCATCTCATTGTACGAGGTGGACCAGTATGTTTATTTCTTTTGGAGAGAAGAGGCGTTTGAGGCTGATAGGAGGATGTATACCAGAGTAGGTCGTGTCTGCAAGAGTGATAGAGGCCTGGGGAGTGATAGTGCCACTCAAGCAACCGCTGTCTTCTCCACATTTGTTAAAGCAAGAATATTATGCAGTGTACCAAAGAACAGTAAAAATCGTCACCCATTCGAATACAATGAACTGGTAGCAACACACTTGACCACTGAAGGCTCCTCTCCAATACTATACGGAATATTTAGTACTCCGTCTAATGGTCCTAACAGTTCTGCTGTATGTACTTTTAGATTTGATGACACTGACAATAGCCTAAGTAGAGTGTTCAAAGGAGATTATTTGTTCAGTGATTCTGGGAATCAGGATTGGAGCACTATTTCTAACCCAACTCCTTTCGATTGCCCTGGAGAGGGAGCTAACCAGAGAGACACTGACGATGCACAGAATTACTTGCTAATGGAAGACCCAGTGACCCAGTCCAGCATACAGCCCATACATATTGAGGATGGTACTCGTATTACAGCAATGACAGTTGACTTGGTCCCACAGGCAAACACTAGTAGTGTTGAGGTATTGTATATAGGACTGAGCAATGGTGTAGTGAAGGCTGTTATAGATGTCACCAATACACTGCTATATACTATACCATCTGGTGAGCCTGTAGACAAACTAGTCCTTCATGAAAAAGATGGTATCAAGTATTGTTATGTCACTTCAGCAAATAATGTTGCTGTTATTCAGTTGGGAAAGTGTCATGAACACAAGACATGTTCTGAATGTGGAGATGATATCTACTGCAATTGGGATGGCCAGTCTTGTACAAATGAGATATCAAACAGTCATGTTACCTGCCCACCAACACCCTCTACTACAACTACAAGCAGTGCAGCTCCAAGTATTATCACTCATTACAAAACTGTCTTTGTGCATTCTACTCCACCTGTTGTCCAGGAAACTTTGAATGATTGTAGCGATGAGAAGACAgataatgataataatttgCCTATTGTTGTAGGAGTTGCATTTGGTGGGATAGCACTTGGTTTTGTCATTGCTGTGATTGTCTTTTTAACGGCCTATTTTGTTAAGAAGTCACACTCCCCTAAAGAATCTGCAGTAAACTCTACAACTCCATCAAAGGAAGACATAGAAGGAGATCCTTTTGATTCCCCTGTTACTATGACAACCAAACCTGAACAGAATCATTACATGAATGGCTTTAATCATTACCCTGCACCACCAACTCACATGACCAGAGGACGGACAGAGTCAACCAAGAGACTGATGAGTGTCACTTCAGATTATCCTGATAGTCCATCCCCGCCTGGTACCCTACCACTGCCATCACATCGACATGAGTAG
- the LOC136267970 gene encoding dihydrolipoyllysine-residue succinyltransferase component of 2-oxoglutarate dehydrogenase complex, mitochondrial-like — protein MFRLAVRISRHRQIAPLYRFASVITRVRPATCQPWTGFHNVQASSVMVAKRYISMSHSWGNEYVVLKTPSFAESISEGDVKWQKDVGDTVQVDEDVAEIETDKTAIPVPSPVTGVIEELLVPDGETVVAGTELCKIKITDKVDATPAAKDAPPVATETPPVATVTATPVQQQATGTTDMSGPPPVSMPSIPPLPTQPMGHAPAAPTPPAGPVKPVVGGMATREEHRVKMSRMRQRIAERLKDAQNTNAMLTTFNEVDMSAVIEMRQKHKETFLKKHGVKLGFMSPFVKAACFALQDQPIVNAVIDGSDIVYRDYVDISCAVATPKGLVVPVLRNVETMSFADIEKELNSLAAKAREGTLAIEEMDGGTFTVSNGGVYGSMFGTPIINPPQSAILGMHATADRPVAINGKVEIRPMMYIALTYDHRLIDGRDAVTFLKKIKSAVEDPRVILIDV, from the exons ATGTTCAGATTAGCTGTGCGAATATCCAGACATAGACAG ATAGCACCACTATACCGTTTTGCATCTGTTATTACTA GAGTGAGGCCTGCCACATGTCAACCCTGGACTGGTTTCCACAATGTGCAGGCTAGCAGTGTTATGGTTGCTAAGCGGTACATCTCTATGTCACACAGTTGGG GTAATGAATATGTTGTGTTGAAGACGCCAAGCTTTGCCGAGTCAATTAGTGAAGGAGACGTGAAGTGGCAAAAAG ATGTTGGAGATACTGTCCAAGTGGATGAAGATGTGGCTGAAATTGAGACAGACAAG ACAGCTATTCCAGTGCCTTCCCCAGTTACTGGTGTTATCGAGGAGTTGCTTGTGCCTGACGGAGAGACAGTGGTTGCTGGGACAGAGCTCTGCAAAATAAAAATTACTG ACAAGGTTGATGCCACTCCTGCTGCTAAGGATGCACCACCAGTTGCCACAGAAACACCGCCTGTTGCTACAGTAACAGCTACACCAGTGCAGCAGCAAGCAACAGGGACCACTGACATGTCTGGACCACCGCCAGTGTCCATGCCTTCCATACCTCCTTTACCAA CTCAGCCAATGGGACATGCTCCAGCTGCCCCAACGCCACCTGCTGGACCAGTTAAACCTGTTGTAGGTGGCATGGCAACAAGAGAAGAACATAGG GTGAAGATGTCTAGGATGCGCCAGAGAATTGCTGAGCGGCTGAAAGATGCACAGAACACAAACGCCATGTTGACAACTTTTAATGAAGTGGACATGAG TGCAGTTATTGAGATGAGACAGAAGCATAAAGAGACATTTCTTAAGAAGCATGGAGTGAAGCTTGGCTTTATGTCACCATTTGTGAAAGCGGCTTGTTTTGCTCTTCAAGATCAGCCAATTGTTAATGCAG TGATTGATGGAAGTGACATAGTGTACAGGGACTATGTGGATATCAGCTGTGCAGTGGCCACTCCAAAA GGCTTAGTAGTTCCAGTGCTGAGAAATGTGGAGACAATGAGTTTTGCTGACATTGAGAAGGAATTGAATTCACTAGCTGctaag GCTAGGGAGGGAACATTAGCCATTGAAGAAATGGATGGTGGCACATTCACAGTATCCAATGGAGGAGTTTACGGGTCAATGTTTGGGACACCTATCATCAACCCACCCCAGTCAGCCATATTGGGCATGCACGCCACCGCAGACAGGCCAGTAGCCATTAATGGGAAG GTTGAGATACGGCCAATGATGTACATTGCTCTAACATACGACCACAGGCTAATTGACGGAAGAGACGCAGTAACTTTTCTTAAGAAGATCAAGTCAGCAGTAGAAGATCCTAGAGTTATACTGATTGACGTTTAA